The sequence GCTAGCGCGCAGCTACCAGACCAAGAAATAACACATGTAATACAGCATTAGAATAGGGGAACacctgatatatatattttttaaaaattgtggTTAGATaggaataataaaataaatcaattattaaaagttaagttttactaGTAAGAAAAATACATGGCAAGATGAGGCAATCAGTAGTCAATGACTAAATGTAAATAAGCATATTAAAGCCTCTACATGTGTAGGGAACATAAGTAAATTAATTTCAAACTTGAAAAAGTTCACTCATCCACAGTTACAAAGTATACAACATAATTTAAATATATTGTAAAAGCAATGCATATACGGTATAACAAATACTGTGGATAGATAGGTTAGATGGCTGCTTCGTCTTCAAGATTATACTGCGCGTTGTCTCGCTTGCAGCAGCGGAGCAGTGTAATTGCAAGCACttaacccattcaagtaaatggaatTACACTGTGCCACCGAGTCTTCTGACACGATGTGTGGAGTAATCTGGAAGAAGAAGTAGCACTCGTacgagtgctgcctcctcttcaaacagcagattggcagaggttccaggagttggaccccatcgatcagatattgatgtcatTTCCTGTAAACACATAACAGTGAAATAACAAATTGAGTAAGTGTGACAATCCCTGAGCACCTAGTGTCAAAGTAACCCTGGCTGCATCTATACGTCTAATACTAAGACTCATGACAGGTACATGCTATacagcaatttatttttttttacaaataacataattaggggttaaaaaaaagttctgtAAGTATGGTATATCATGTAATATGTACATTGTTTAGCACGTGAATTTTCTCTAGATTATTATGATAAATTCAATGAATCGTTTTGGATTATTGAAGCTTAGGTACCATTCTTCTACACACAGGAGAACAATATGACGGTAGTCTCTGAGTTTCTTCTTTTAGGATTTCAAATCAGTCAAAGTTTAAAAATATCCCTGTTCTGTCTCCTCCTGGTGGCTTACTGTGGGACAATGTGTGGGAATCTCCTGATCATCACCCTGGTGTCCACCTGCAAGAATCTCCACTCTCCAATGTACTTCTTCATCTTGCAGCTGTCCATCAGCGACATATTGTTACCCACTGATATTGTCCCCAACTTGCTCCACATCCTACGGAATAATGGCCAGACCATTACTTTTAACAACTGCATCTTTCAGCTTTATGTCTTCTGTGCCTCAGAAACTTTAGAATGTCTTCTTCTCACGGTGATgtcttatgacagatatgtggccATCTGTAATCCCCTCCGTTACACCTCTATCATGACAAGTGCCCATTGTGTGATATTGTCCTTCTTCTCTTGGATATTTGGATGCTTTTTTATTTTGACTTACATCATAACTGTGGCAAAACTACATTTTTGTGGACCAAATATCATTGACCATTTATTCTGTGACATCGTCCCATTACTAAAACTTTCTTGTTCTGATACCTTTATTCTTCAACTAGAGATTTATTTACTAAGTATTCCAAATGTAATAATACCAACCACAATCATTATCATTTCTTATGCTTACATTGGTTTAGAAATTTGGAGAATCCCATCCAGTACTGGTAGAcagaaagccttctccacctgtagCTCCCACCTCATTGTGGTCTCCATATTTTATGGGACTTTATTCAGTGTTTATATTGTCCCAATAAAAGGGAAAACACTAACAATAAGCAAAATCCTCTccctgctgtatactgtatttactcCTTTGATCAACCCCATTATATACAGCCTGAGAAATAAAGACATTAGAAAAGCCATACAAGAAATAATTAATAAACATGAGATATGGTAAATCATCCAaaattagactactttcacatatgaGTTTTTGCTGTTCGGTTTTGAGAACCGACATGGGAtcgcaaaaccacagcaaaacatatccgtttgaataatacaaccggctgcctcCGTTCAGGACAGACCCAgttgtattatatcgaaaatTAACATGCAAGATCCAGCACTAAAAGCATTGTAAGTGGTCCAGTTTTTACATGTCCAACAGTTTTGTGTCCAGCATGGGGATGCAACAAACCGGAATGGAATGTATTCTGGTGCACTGCGTTCCTGTTtgttaagttttgtccccattgacaatgaatgaagaagaaactgaagtgtttttctccggttttgagatcctctgctagcAATAGAGTATGGAACGTCATGGTCTGGTAAACATTGGCATCACGGGGCTGGCTATAAGTAGCCATTGTCAGCAATCTTGTGAGCTTCAGTGTGACATGCTGAATGACCTCTCCAAAAGTAGACTGGAGCAGTAGAGTAGCAACAAAAGTTCCAAAAAACATTGATCCACACATCCACAGGCTCTGCATTGATCtgttgcttctcagcataattactaGTATACAACATAgtccacttaaccccttaaggaccagaccattttacaccttaaggaccaggccatttttagaaaatctgacatgtgtaactttatgtggtaatacctttaaaacacttttacttatcaattccattctgagattgttttctcgtcacatattgtacttcatgacagtggtaaatttgagtcaaaatatttcatttttatttattaaaaaaataccaaatttaccaataatttaaaataaattgcaattttctaaatttctatttctctgcttttaaaacagatagtgatacctcctcaaatagttattacttcacatttcccatatgtctacttcatgtttggaaaaTTTtgtaaattcaattttttttgttttgggatgttagaaggtttagaagttcagaagcaaatcttaaaatatttcagaaaatttcccaaacccactttttaaccacttATGGCCCGCATTCATTTTCActctaaggaccaggcaattttttgcaaatctgaccagtgtcactataagtggtgataacttttaaacgttttgacttatccaggccattctgagattgttttttcggcacatattgtacttcatgacattggtaaaatggagtcaaaaaaaaaatatttttatttttaaaaaaaaaaaaaattgcccaaaattttgaaaaattagcaaattttcaagtttcaatttctctacttctataatacatagtaatacctacaaaaatagttattactttacattccccatatgtctacttcatgtttggatcattttgggaattacattttattttttggggatgttacaatgcttagaagtttagaagcaaaacccaattttcaaggaccagttaaggtctgaagtcactttgagaggcttacatataagaaaccacccaaaaatgaccccattctagaaactacacccctcaaggtatttaaaactgaatttacaaactttgttaaccctttaggtgttccacaagaattaatggaaaatagagatacaatttcaaaatttcacttttttggcagattttccattttaataatttttttccagttacaaagtaagagtttacagccaaactaaactcaatatttatggccctgattctgtagtttacagaaacaccccatatgtggtcgtaaaccgctgttcgGGCACATggcagtgcgcagaaggaaaggaatgccatacggtttttttgaaggcagattttgctagactggttttttgacaccatgtcccatttgaagcccccctgatgcacccctagagtagaaactcccaaaaattgaccccatttttgaaactacaggataaggtggcagttttgttggtactattttagagtacatatgatttttggttgctccatattaaattttttgtgaggcaaggtaacaagaaatagctgttttggcaccctttttattttttgttatttacaacattcatctgaaatggttagatcatgtggtatttttatagaccaggttgtcacggacgcggagatacctaatatgtatactttttttttatttatgtaagttttacacaagatttctttttcgaaaaaaaaaaatcatgttttaatgtttccatagtctgagagccatagtttttttccgtttttgggcgattatctttggtagggtatgatttttgcacgataagatgacggtttgattggcactattttggggtgcgtatgactttttgatcgcttgctattacactttttgtgatgtaaggtgacaaaaaatggctttttttacaccatttttatttttattttttatggtattcccctgaagggttaggtcatgtgatatttttatagagccggtcgatacggacgcggcgatacctaatatacattttttttatttatgtaagttttacacaataatatcatttttgaaaaaaaaatgtaatcaggttttagtgtctccatattctgagagccatagttttttcagtttttgggcgactatcttaggtagggtctcattttttgcgggatgagatgacggtttgattggcactattttggggtgcatatgactttttgatcacttgctattacactttttgtgatgtaaggtgacaaaaaatggtttatttagcacagtttttatttttaattttttacggttttcatctgaaggggggttaggtcatgtgatatgtttatagagccagtcgataaggacgttgcgatacctaatatgtctactttcccccccccccctattttttaccaattttttttaactttatttggggaaaattacgttttggtttatttttacttgaaacttttattttcttttggaggaaaactttattttttaaactttctttttcactttattttttatcccactttgggacttgaacttttgggggtctaatcctttacaatacattcaaatacttttgtattggaatgcattggctgtatgagtaatactgtgtgtattactcatacagcttccagcctgtgagatccagggggctggatctcacaggctcgtcaccggatgacacctaatatgtctactttttttttttttacatttaacacaataaaagcttttttgaaacaaaaaaaatcatgttttagtctgggagccatagtttttaattttttaggcgATTTTCTTAGttcggggctcattttttgcgggatgaggtgacggttagattggtactatttttgggggcatacgcctttttgatcgcttggtgttgcacttttagtgatgtaaggtgactaaaaatgtttttttatgcaCAGTttctattgaattttttttaatcttagatagggtctcattttttgcgggatgagattagatttgcactattttggggtgcgtatgactttttgatcgcttgctattacacgttttgtaatgtaaggtgacaaaaatggtttatttagcacagtttttattttttacggtgttcatctgaggggttaggtcatgtgatatttttatagagccggtcgatacggatgcggcgataactaatatgtatactttttattttatttatgaaagttttacacaataacagcttttttaaaacaaaaaaaaattatgttttagtgtcttcatattctgagccatagtttttttttattttttgggcgattgtctcaggtagaggctcattttttgtgggatgaggtggtactatttttgggggcatacacctttttatcgcttggtgttgcacttttagtgatttaaggtgactaaaaatatttttttaagcacagtttctatttaatttttttgacggtgttcatctgagggggtaggtcatgtgatatttttatagagccagtcgatatggaagtagtgatacctaatatgtctacttttctttttttccctatttaaaaaaaataaaaaaattgactttattttggaaaaggatgttttttttgtgaaacttttttttttaactacttttttcactttattttttgtcccactctgggatttcaacttttggggtgtctgatcccctttacaatgcattacaatactactgtattgtaatgctttggctgtaagtgtattaacacgtgtaatacagggggctggcTCTCACAGACTGTCACAGAAGGCAGTCAAGatacctgtggcgaaaccaacctcgccactgggctttggagaggactggctgctggcctcttgcccctggattatgggccatatactaacttttgaacccctggtctgattcatgccattttttaatatgttgttcccctgaatggattgattgcgaatatgtaatttttatgtgaatgtgatgtatggttttagagttatgaaagttgggtagaaagtatgtttaactgtatgtataattgagtctcctctcaggataaggggagggaatatgctgggtgtgtttctattgtcccattgtgtgtttaaagggtgatgtctgttctgttgtctgcacatgtgtattggcgatctccctttgtcctcagagataattggattgctcttcaggttgtctggacagagaggaggaaaccatgatgcattgtggggatatgtggtcctatgtcccagtcttcattctggtcctctgggggcgtgaacgattggttgctgtagttacattgtatgtgttgttaattactgattggttgtatttcaaacccctgtgggcagtactatgttttttttttgtgaataaaagaggctgtacttcaagtacagtcagaccactgcttgaccctcaaaacggagccttgtctcgttattggggggattcactgtatgctgttagaagaccgattgccaggattgtatgcttttcctgttcatctgctagcagctattcgtgaggttccagtttggagtgctactttgtatccagttcgggaggttggtgtcctgcagtagctgtgcctgtctctcagaaaggggcttatcgcctaaacagattttaaccccttgtctactgaaacggtccgttacaatacctaaggaaggcatcggcctgccttccctgtcatcaggaccccgtcacagcagcgcaccTGGCACTATCCCACACGTGCCGCGGTCAACACTGgttgtgcaagggttaatgcgctggcatcggtgttttcaccgatgccggcgcatacagcaggggaccAGCtctcagtgactgctggaccccttcCACTGATCTggagggcgcagctcctgcaccagcCTGATCAGCGCGCCGTACATATCAGGGgaggactgacaactcatggggcccccggacaATAGGAGACTATGGAGCCCCTGTGTCctcgcccaccctcaagccacacccccacacagccccacccacatatcGCACCGTGCCGGCTCCAGGCTCATATGGGCCCTTGGgcaataaagtctcagtgggcccccctatacattgataactctctgagtacagataatatagtagatgtcccctgcagtcctatgtaacaacacagataacacagtcatggctatctgagtacagaaaatgtagtagtgttacctgcagtcctatgtaaaactacagataacactagtgctgataatgtggtagtgttacctacgtccttagtgtgcctccctgtgtctctcccacagactccatgctggcggcactgcctcctcttccttcttcttcttgcctgatgcagctgtgtcaagacataggaacattgtgggcatggtgatggtgacatacaGGGggagatacacacagggagacactcacacacagggacagacacacacacacacagggagggacagacacacagggacagggacagacacacacacacagggacagacacacacacacagggacagacacacacacagggacagacacacacacggacagacacacacacacagggacagacacacacacagggacagacacacacacacggacagacatacacacagggacagacacacacagggagacacacacacacagggacagacacacacacacacagggagggacagacacacagggacagggacagacacacacacacagggacagacacacacacacacacagggacagacacacacacacacacagggacagacacgcacacacggggacacacacacacagggacagacacacacacacgcagggaCAGACTCTCACAGAGTACGACCCCAACAGCTCATCTGTAGACAGATCCCAGAAATGAAGAAAGAACCGAGCAGCTTCAGGTGGATCTCACCCTGGAAAAGCTTATGTTAGATGGAGACAGTCAGCAGGTTGCATGCAGGGCTCTCTGtgtgctgatacactgtaacacagCTGCTGTAATGGAGTCAGCAAGGTACAGAAGGGCTGGGACCACCACTAGGATGAGGTAAGGGGCAGGAGGACACACACAGGAGCAGGACCAGCCTCAGGGTCATGTGGCCGCTTATATAAGTCCATTACACAGTATAAAAATAATACTCCCAGGAGGTCTGTGCTCAGAGAaccccctttaaccgcctcctggTTCTTAATAAGGAATAGGAGGTAATTCAAGAGCAGAgagctggcagtgaaggggttaatgacagaTGACATCACACCTACCAGAAGCGACTCTATTCTAGTCACTATCCAACCAGTACAGCAGCACATGATCATGTGATCCACTTGACCTCGCCCATACAGcacacgtcatcacaggtcctttacctcctccagttgCACACCCtgtgagcctgactcctcccacacaggatcacatggtggtgacatcatcacaggttcttTACCTCCTCCCGCTGAACAGCCTGGAGACTGACTCCACCCATGCTGGATCACGTGGtcgtgacatcatgaaaggtctttTAGCCTCTTCCAATTAGAAAAAGCCTCTAATGTATGGGCTCCTGGGAGTTATAGGTCACGTGACGCGGGAAAGTAAAATAAACGCGGTCAAAAATAGCTCTTTAGCGcggctgcggcgggcccccatcccggccggtccCTCAGACCACGTccaaagtgcccgaccggtcagtccgccccagtTACATATACGATGCTGGTCCTTAAGTTACGTCCGgttgtgccgtacatgtatggagcGTGTCCTTATGGGCCTAATGTACAGAAGgccatttatatacatttttaacatTGTGCATAAGCCCACTCAGCACATCAAGGCGGCTTCTTTCAAGAGGGACCTACTCTAATTTGGCGCAGCACCATGTGGCCACCACTGCCGTCAAAACACAGCACCCACATGCGGTGAGACCCAGCAGCCCAACACCACCTCTGCTGTCAGACTGAGCCTCCTTGGTaatgggccccaccaacccacagACACAGCATTAAAGCCTTAACAGCAAccatgcagtactgcaccatgtgaacaggtacCTGTCCATGGGGTCTCAGAACTTAAACTGAGACCAAGTAGCCTTCAAACTATATGCAGTCTCCTGCTAACTAAAACCCCTGGTCCGAATagaaggagtgctgataccaaaaAGGTAGGCAAGGCACTAATAAAATTACTAGTATACAATGCCTTAGTCCACTTAATGtagcaactagtgatgagcgagcatgctcggccaaatatctgttcggctcgagcattgctatgctcggcacatggcagtactcgcgcaatgctcgagtctccttcccgcacgtttcgcaggttttaagcagccaataaaggtgcaggtaagtactgccctcactgtaatgccagtagccatgttggttactggcattacagtgattggctggccggaacgcgtcatcgggtgctatatagcacctgatgatgcaAGTTCGGCTCAAACGTAAacagggagagcagagcgtaCGAAGGGAAAGACAGAGTAGGGAGCGAATTTCACAGTTTTTATTCGGAGAAAGCTTTtccaagacccaaaagtcctattaaggactactgtgtgtgtgagtttgacagcagcaagatatttttcttttatacctattagtgacatatactgtacatcatccgcagactgtgtctttaaTGATCTGGAAcacatctagtgtccatagtgtgttgctttgtgtaataaatactgaactacatctgcaagcagtgtctgtattacaaattctaataatctgggactaatatagtgtccatattctgtgggtttctgtgacatatactgtactgcatccgtaaactgtgtctttagcggacagtaaaacaatctgtgccacatctagtgacaaaaccattaatatgaagaaggcaacgGTAGCATAGCGTGGGGGAGGCCGGCGGGGCCGTTGCACCGGGTgccacactgcaggggggcgctgtCCGCTGGGCTGGCACAAGTTTAATCGCCGAcgctgtgttgttgttttttttcacacagcgcccgcctgcagagcagagtgaggaggcgagGCAGGGCGCGCACGGCATTTCCTGATAGGCTCTGCCCACCTTCCAGACGGGAAAGACAGTGCGGAGCCAGGAGCCGGagcaagaagaagcagaagatGGCTGCCGCACTGTCGCTGAATCAGTAACAGACTGTAGTCCAGCCTAGAGACTCAAGCGACCCTGAGACAGAgggagtgacagtcagtgtcactgtCCCAGAGTCCCAATGTCCCACCCTGAGTGTGTAATTAGGTCTGTAGTGACTAGTATACTGTGTTGGCATGGGCTGAGGGCGGGCAGGCAGGCGTTAGGGGTAATATATGATAATATGAGTGAAGTGCCACTGTGCCAgtcagtgccatgagagccaggccaaggatgccaagcagatggcaccatggcactgcagtcagagtgctggtgaaggatgaccagggacACTGAGACAGTACTGCCTGTCTAGGATGCCatttgcccatctctgctgtccatataccaggccaggCCTACCAGCATTACTCCTTGATATACCACCTGCCCGACtggtcaccccacctaacactcagggagacaagtgactcagactgttaggtgtggggtgaccaggcggtatatgaaggggcaatactggtaggcctggtatatggacagcagagatgggcagatggttgtatcttacatgggactatatgctggaggagctgaagggagagtgatgtattttacatgggactgtatgctggaggggctgaaggcagggcagtgatgtatcttacatgggactgtatgctggaggagcggaAGGCAAGGGGAgttatgtattttacatgggactgtatgcttgaGGAGCtaaagggggccataattatttctataatactacagaggtggtcattataataataataataatacagagggggccattatatattatacttatgggcactacgggggaaagggaggtctgttatctgaggatgatagtaaagtgaggaatctaaaacattttctgtgaaactttgcagagacgagatgcggctgaaagaaggtgtcatgacggtcctatctccgaattaagacgttgaggaaagactATATCCCAGGAGAtgccactggatgtaacaggtatggtgctgtattcccctgtatatttcatagcaatgtatgttatgtccatccaaatatcagtttcacggtagggtagggggtatatagaattttacccacactgcctcagcccggccccagacttcaggtcacactgtgtgtgttctgaattctggggcctcacacccatctactacattatctgtactcaaagagttatcactgtgttatctgtggtattacataggactgcaggtgacatctactacattatttgtaaaaaaaaaatgggagtggtcacaggttgggggggcgcaatacttggcttgtccCGTGTGCTGgctacccacgctacgccactggaaggcaagcactaagggacggggaagtgggcgtgatgctgatggccctgtccgcaatgaaactgtgcctgctgccagtgcaccagaaaaaaaaaaacatccaccgtacccagcttcatgtccaacttagctaggcggtgcaggacaacactgtccaagtcggaccagtgtgaGCAGTTTATTGGtatgattgctgaagataatgcttccagtcggttaagcaccaccctctcttccaccaagtccagtatcTGTAGccaagtgtcacggctgaggatgggggaaatcctcagccgtgtggagccaggtcatgttatggcctactcggccaggagaacaggatagggagcaggtcacctcctaacagcgtccctaccctgaccctaactcctaacagcatgggccgaccttaaaggtaggaggacccatgcgcaggaacctcggatccctaactcaccctccgtccggtccctgcgctaggagtcagagtaagacgccccactcctcctaggcacggaggagcaggagtctcaacggccaagctgttgggaaaatgggggaacacaaacagtactatggatatggcaggtaatgtgaactagatccacttacctgccacagccttgctgactggatccctgtgcaggcaagctgaagtccagacaagattcaatgaacccagcaaacacacaaccacacacaggaacccagatccatagctgcacaaatataCACAGGAACAAATCAACTGATCATAACACAACATAGAGTATAACaatttatgatcacaagggtggcccacactggcagatggaaaagaccaggagagttcctccagcttacaaggctggagtacccctcagaagtctgtctaaaactgaggctttatagcccaggcagccacacccacaaacggacacacccagtgcacacacactaggaaggagattaacccttccaaccccagggaagggaaaacaccacttacataagggaaagtgcacacaatgacatacaacacagtgcacacaacacacacacctaacaaagggttgctaggtgtgaccacatgccagggcagcaagctacctagcaaTGCTcatgctgctctgctgctaaaaacaacactggttgcccgcggcaaccacaagtgaggccacagacaagcggccctcacccgtggttgaacgcccatacaaaaccgcaggcaaccgcatgcggtaaaggagtcacggtcatgggcatggccgtgacaccaagagtctggtcaaccgaatcctcactctgatcatccttcttcccaccatggagaggcttgccaaacgag is a genomic window of Bufo bufo chromosome 1, aBufBuf1.1, whole genome shotgun sequence containing:
- the LOC120989610 gene encoding olfactory receptor 1J2-like, translated to MTVVSEFLLLGFQISQSLKISLFCLLLVAYCGTMCGNLLIITLVSTCKNLHSPMYFFILQLSISDILLPTDIVPNLLHILRNNGQTITFNNCIFQLYVFCASETLECLLLTVMSYDRYVAICNPLRYTSIMTSAHCVILSFFSWIFGCFFILTYIITVAKLHFCGPNIIDHLFCDIVPLLKLSCSDTFILQLEIYLLSIPNVIIPTTIIIISYAYIGLEIWRIPSSTGRQKAFSTCSSHLIVVSIFYGTLFSVYIVPIKGKTLTISKILSLLYTVFTPLINPIIYSLRNKDIRKAIQEIINKHEIW